Genomic segment of Caproiciproducens sp. NJN-50:
CGGATTGCCCGCAGTTTTCCCGGTGCGGGGGATGCGCATTCCGCCACATCAGCTACGAGGCGGAGTGCAAAGCCAAGCAGCAGCGCGTTCAGGACGCGGTCGAACGGATCGCCGGATTCCACTTTGCCGTGCTGCAGCCGATTATCTGCGCGGACCGTCCGGACCGTTACCGCAACAAGGCTCAGCTGCCGGTCGGCGGCGGGCCGGGCGGAGAAATCAACCTGGGCTTTTATGCTTCCCGGAGCCACCGAATCATCGACTGCGGCGAATGTCTGCTGCAGCCGGAGGTGTTCGCGGCGGCGGAGGACGCGTTCCGAGAATGGGAAAGACAGACCCGGGAGGATGTCTATGACGAAAAAACCGGCAGGGGGCATCTCAGGCACCTTTTCCTCCGTCTGGCGGAAGCTACCGGAGAAGTGATGGCATGCGTCGTGGTAAATGGAAACGGCGTTCATCGTGAGCCGGAGCTTGTGGAACTGCTGAAAAAGAAGGTCCCGGGCCTGAAGAGCGTTGTCGTCAACAACAACCGCGAGCGCACCAACGTGATTCTCGGCCCGAAGTGCCGCACGGTCTGGGGACAGGATACGATCACGGACGAACTGTGCGGGCTGAGGTTTCGCATTTCGCCGCTGTCCTTTTATCAGGTAAACCGCAGACAAGCGGAACGCCTTTACGGGCTGGCGGCGAAATACGCGGGACTGAGCGGCGGGGAAACCGTGCTGGACCTTTATTGCGGTACGGGGACCATCGGGCTTTCCATGGCGAAGAACGCCGGAAAAGTCGTCGGGGTGGAGATTGTGCCGCAGGCTGTGGAAGATGCGAAACGCAACGCGGCGGAGAACGGGATCGATAACGCCGAATTTGTCTGCATGGATGCCGCAAAGGCCGCGGATATGCTGAAAAACCGCGGGGAAAAACCGGACGTCGTCATTCTCGACCCGCCTCGCAAAGGCTGTGACGAAGCGCTGATCGGCTGCGTGGCGCAGATGGCGCCGCAGCGCGTGGTTTACGTCTCCTGCGATCCTGAAACGCTGGCGCGGGATCTGAAGCGTTTCGCTCTTCTCGGATATAAAACCATGCAGGTTACGCCGGTCGATTTGTTTCCCCGCACCG
This window contains:
- the rlmD gene encoding 23S rRNA (uracil(1939)-C(5))-methyltransferase RlmD, which encodes MELEKNQIIELAITGYTSEGNGVGRYRGIAVFVPQAAAGDLLSVKIVKTAKNYAFGRVEKILSPSKDRIPSDCPQFSRCGGCAFRHISYEAECKAKQQRVQDAVERIAGFHFAVLQPIICADRPDRYRNKAQLPVGGGPGGEINLGFYASRSHRIIDCGECLLQPEVFAAAEDAFREWERQTREDVYDEKTGRGHLRHLFLRLAEATGEVMACVVVNGNGVHREPELVELLKKKVPGLKSVVVNNNRERTNVILGPKCRTVWGQDTITDELCGLRFRISPLSFYQVNRRQAERLYGLAAKYAGLSGGETVLDLYCGTGTIGLSMAKNAGKVVGVEIVPQAVEDAKRNAAENGIDNAEFVCMDAAKAADMLKNRGEKPDVVILDPPRKGCDEALIGCVAQMAPQRVVYVSCDPETLARDLKRFALLGYKTMQVTPVDLFPRTANCEVCCLLTKQAL